Proteins from a single region of Symphalangus syndactylus isolate Jambi chromosome 12, NHGRI_mSymSyn1-v2.1_pri, whole genome shotgun sequence:
- the HAX1 gene encoding HCLS1-associated protein X-1 isoform X3 has translation MSLFDLFRGFFGFPGPRSFSPGGGIRFHDNFGFDDLVRDFNSIFSDMGAWTLPSHPPELPGPESETPGERLREGQTLRDSMLKYPDSHQPRIFGGVLESDARSESPKPAPDWGSQRPFHRFDDVWPMDPHPRTREDNDLDSQVSQEGLGPVLQPQPKSYFKSISVTTITKPDGIVEERRTVVDSEGRTETTVTRHEADSSPRGDPESPRPPALDDAFSILDLFLGRWFRSR, from the exons ATGAGCCTCTTTGATCTCTTCCGGGGCTTTTTCGGCTTTCCTGGACCTCGGAG cttcagcccaggaggaggGATACGTTTCCACGATAACTTCGGCTTTGATGACCTAGTACGAGATTTCAATAGCATCTTCAGCGATATGGGGGCCTGGACCTTGCCTTCCCATCCTCCTG AACTTCCAGGTCCTGAGTCAGAGACACCTGGTGAGAGACTACGGGAGGGACAGACACTTCGGGACTCGATGCTTAAGTATCCAGATAGTCACCAGCCCAGGATCTTTGGGGGGGTCTTGGAGAGTGATGCAAGAAGTGAATCCCCCAAACCAGCACCAGACTGGGGCTCCCAGAGACCATTTCATAGG TTTGATGATGTATGGCCTATGGACCCCCATCCTAGAACCAGAGAGGACAATG ATCTTGATTCCCAGGTTTCCCAGGAGGGTCTTGGCCCGGTTCTACAGCCCCAGCCCAAATCTTATTTCAAGAGCATCTCTGTGACCACGATCACTAAACCAGATGGG ATAGTGGAGGAGCGCCGGACTGTGGTGGACAGTGAGGGCCGGACAGAGACTACAGTAACCCGACACGAAGCAGATAGCAGTCCTAGGGGTG ATCCAGAATCACCAAGACCTCCAGCCCTGGATGATGCCTTCTCCATCCTGGACTTATTCCTAGGACGTTGGTTCCGGTCCCGGTAG
- the HAX1 gene encoding HCLS1-associated protein X-1 isoform X1 — MSLFDLFRGFFGFPGPRSHRDPFFGGMTRDEDDDEEEEEEGGSWGRGNPRFHSPQHPPEEFGFGFSFSPGGGIRFHDNFGFDDLVRDFNSIFSDMGAWTLPSHPPELPGPESETPGERLREGQTLRDSMLKYPDSHQPRIFGGVLESDARSESPKPAPDWGSQRPFHRFDDVWPMDPHPRTREDNDLDSQVSQEGLGPVLQPQPKSYFKSISVTTITKPDGIVEERRTVVDSEGRTETTVTRHEADSSPRGDPESPRPPALDDAFSILDLFLGRWFRSR; from the exons ATGAGCCTCTTTGATCTCTTCCGGGGCTTTTTCGGCTTTCCTGGACCTCGGAG CCACAGAGATCCCTTTTTTGGAGGGATGACTcgagatgaagatgatgatgaggaagaagaggaagaagggggcTCATGGGGCCGTGGGAACCCAAGGTTCCATAGTCCTCAGCACCCCCCTGAGGAATTTGGCTTCGGCTtcagcttcagcccaggaggaggGATACGTTTCCACGATAACTTCGGCTTTGATGACCTAGTACGAGATTTCAATAGCATCTTCAGCGATATGGGGGCCTGGACCTTGCCTTCCCATCCTCCTG AACTTCCAGGTCCTGAGTCAGAGACACCTGGTGAGAGACTACGGGAGGGACAGACACTTCGGGACTCGATGCTTAAGTATCCAGATAGTCACCAGCCCAGGATCTTTGGGGGGGTCTTGGAGAGTGATGCAAGAAGTGAATCCCCCAAACCAGCACCAGACTGGGGCTCCCAGAGACCATTTCATAGG TTTGATGATGTATGGCCTATGGACCCCCATCCTAGAACCAGAGAGGACAATG ATCTTGATTCCCAGGTTTCCCAGGAGGGTCTTGGCCCGGTTCTACAGCCCCAGCCCAAATCTTATTTCAAGAGCATCTCTGTGACCACGATCACTAAACCAGATGGG ATAGTGGAGGAGCGCCGGACTGTGGTGGACAGTGAGGGCCGGACAGAGACTACAGTAACCCGACACGAAGCAGATAGCAGTCCTAGGGGTG ATCCAGAATCACCAAGACCTCCAGCCCTGGATGATGCCTTCTCCATCCTGGACTTATTCCTAGGACGTTGGTTCCGGTCCCGGTAG
- the HAX1 gene encoding HCLS1-associated protein X-1 isoform X2 has translation MTRDEDDDEEEEEEGGSWGRGNPRFHSPQHPPEEFGFGFSFSPGGGIRFHDNFGFDDLVRDFNSIFSDMGAWTLPSHPPELPGPESETPGERLREGQTLRDSMLKYPDSHQPRIFGGVLESDARSESPKPAPDWGSQRPFHRFDDVWPMDPHPRTREDNDLDSQVSQEGLGPVLQPQPKSYFKSISVTTITKPDGIVEERRTVVDSEGRTETTVTRHEADSSPRGDPESPRPPALDDAFSILDLFLGRWFRSR, from the exons ATGACTcgagatgaagatgatgatgaggaagaagaggaagaagggggcTCATGGGGCCGTGGGAACCCAAGGTTCCATAGTCCTCAGCACCCCCCTGAGGAATTTGGCTTCGGCTtcagcttcagcccaggaggaggGATACGTTTCCACGATAACTTCGGCTTTGATGACCTAGTACGAGATTTCAATAGCATCTTCAGCGATATGGGGGCCTGGACCTTGCCTTCCCATCCTCCTG AACTTCCAGGTCCTGAGTCAGAGACACCTGGTGAGAGACTACGGGAGGGACAGACACTTCGGGACTCGATGCTTAAGTATCCAGATAGTCACCAGCCCAGGATCTTTGGGGGGGTCTTGGAGAGTGATGCAAGAAGTGAATCCCCCAAACCAGCACCAGACTGGGGCTCCCAGAGACCATTTCATAGG TTTGATGATGTATGGCCTATGGACCCCCATCCTAGAACCAGAGAGGACAATG ATCTTGATTCCCAGGTTTCCCAGGAGGGTCTTGGCCCGGTTCTACAGCCCCAGCCCAAATCTTATTTCAAGAGCATCTCTGTGACCACGATCACTAAACCAGATGGG ATAGTGGAGGAGCGCCGGACTGTGGTGGACAGTGAGGGCCGGACAGAGACTACAGTAACCCGACACGAAGCAGATAGCAGTCCTAGGGGTG ATCCAGAATCACCAAGACCTCCAGCCCTGGATGATGCCTTCTCCATCCTGGACTTATTCCTAGGACGTTGGTTCCGGTCCCGGTAG
- the LOC134733908 gene encoding small ribosomal subunit protein uS3-like: MVVQISKKRKFVADGIFKAELNEFLTRELAEDVDSGVEVRVTPTRTEIIILATRTQNVLGEKGRWIRELTAVVQKRFGFPEGIVELCAEKVATRGLCAIAQAESLRYKLVGGLAVRRACYGVLRFIIESGAKGCKVVVSGKLRGQRAKSMKFVDGLMIHSGDPVNYYVDTAVRHVLLRQGVLGINVKIMLPWDPTGKIGPEKPLPDHVSIVQPKDEILPTTPISEQKDGKPEPPAMPQPVPTA, translated from the coding sequence ATGGTCGTGCAGATTTCCAAGAAGAGGAAGTTTGTCGCTGATGGCATCTTCAAAGCTGAACTGAATGAGTTTCTTACACGGGAGCTGGCTGAAGATGTCGACTCTGGAGTTGAGGTGCGAGTTACACCAACCAGGACAGAAATCATTATCTTAGCCACCAGAACACAGAATGTTCTTGGTGAGAAGGGCCGGTGGATTCGGGAACTGACTGCTGTAGTTCAGAAGAGGTTTGGCTTTCCAGAGGGCATTGTAGAGCTTTGTGCTGAAAAGGTGGCCACTAGAGGTCTGTGTGCCATTGCCCAGGCAGAATCTCTGCGTTACAAACTCGTAGGAGGGCTCGCTGTGCGGAGGGCCTGCTATGGTGTGCTGCGGTTCATCATCGAGAGTGGGGCCAAAGGCTGCAAGGTCGTGGTGTCTGGGAAACTCCGAGGACAGAGGGCTAAATCCATGAAGTTTGTGGATGGCCTGATGATCCACAGCGGAGACCCTGTTAACTACTACGTTGATACTGCTGTGCGCCACGTGTTGCTCAGACAGGGTGTGCTGGGCATCAATGTGAAGATCATGCTGCCCTGGGACCCAACTGGTAAGATTGGCCCTGAGAAGCCCCTGCCTGACCACGTGAGCATTGTGCAACCCAAAGATGAGATACTGCCCACCACCCCCATCTCAGAACAGAAGGATGGGAAGCCAGAGCCACCTGCCATGCCTCAGCCAGTCCCCACAGCATAA